From Amycolatopsis sp. cg9, one genomic window encodes:
- a CDS encoding NAD-dependent epimerase/dehydratase family protein, whose amino-acid sequence MLIAVTGGTGFLGTHTVAALLRRGHRVRLLARDPDRAPSTVDVVAGDVTDPAAAARLLEGADALLHAAGVYTFDSRRRAEVWRVNVEGTSTVLDAARRAGTGRIVHVSTVGALYPTGEPAIGPASPAGAPREAYLAAKAEADRIARRHREAGAPVTTTYPPALLGPDDPHLGDQNARLRDLLRGLMPMWPSGGLPIGDVRDSAELHARLFDAPAPGPAYFGPGHFLSTREYLAAVRAATGRRLPALFLPARAMFPVGRAADLLQRAWPWHIPAQYGALYVCATAVPVDAGAPRGDVPARPVPETVRDTVAWLHATGRLTGRQAGTPGVLPNSDAGAGAPTEEVLP is encoded by the coding sequence ATGCTGATCGCGGTCACGGGCGGGACCGGCTTCCTCGGGACCCACACGGTCGCGGCGCTGCTGCGGCGGGGTCACCGGGTGCGGCTGCTCGCCCGTGATCCCGATCGCGCACCGTCCACTGTGGACGTCGTGGCTGGGGACGTCACCGATCCCGCCGCGGCGGCCCGGCTCCTCGAGGGAGCGGACGCCCTGCTGCACGCGGCGGGCGTGTACACCTTCGACAGCCGGCGCCGGGCCGAGGTGTGGCGGGTGAACGTCGAGGGCACGTCGACCGTGCTCGACGCCGCCCGCCGCGCGGGCACCGGGCGGATCGTGCACGTCTCCACCGTCGGGGCGCTGTACCCGACCGGCGAGCCGGCGATCGGGCCGGCGAGCCCGGCCGGCGCGCCGCGGGAGGCCTACCTCGCGGCCAAGGCCGAAGCCGACCGGATCGCCCGCCGCCACCGGGAAGCCGGCGCGCCGGTCACCACCACCTACCCGCCCGCGCTGCTCGGCCCGGACGACCCGCACCTGGGCGACCAGAACGCGCGGCTGCGGGACCTGCTGCGCGGGCTGATGCCGATGTGGCCGTCGGGCGGGCTGCCGATCGGCGACGTCCGCGACTCGGCGGAGCTGCACGCGCGGCTGTTCGACGCGCCGGCGCCGGGGCCCGCGTACTTCGGGCCGGGGCACTTCCTGAGCACCCGCGAGTACCTCGCCGCGGTCCGGGCCGCGACCGGGCGGCGGCTGCCCGCGCTGTTCCTGCCGGCCCGCGCGATGTTCCCCGTCGGCCGGGCCGCCGACCTGCTGCAGCGCGCCTGGCCGTGGCACATCCCGGCGCAGTACGGCGCGCTCTACGTCTGCGCCACCGCCGTGCCCGTCGACGCGGGCGCGCCGCGCGGGGACGTTCCCGCGCGGCCGGTGCCCGAGACCGTGCGCGACACGGTGGCCTGGCTGCACGCCACCGGACGGCTGACCGGCCGGCAGGCGGGCACCCCGGGAGTTCTGCCCAATTCGGACGCCGGTGCCGGCGCCCCGACCGAGGAGGTTCTGCCATGA
- a CDS encoding thioesterase family protein, whose amino-acid sequence MTDYYEIRHTVGFEETNLVGNVYYVNYVRWQGRCREMFLKEKAPAVLEEVRHDLKLFTLKVECEFFAEITAFDELSIRLRLEELTSTQIQFAFDYVHLTEDGEERLVARGRQRIACMRGPNTATVPSRVPEQLREALVPYSTAAVNGKGV is encoded by the coding sequence ATGACCGACTACTACGAGATCCGCCACACGGTCGGCTTCGAAGAGACCAACCTGGTGGGCAACGTCTACTACGTGAACTACGTGCGCTGGCAGGGCCGGTGCCGCGAGATGTTCCTAAAGGAGAAGGCGCCGGCGGTGCTCGAAGAGGTCCGCCACGACCTCAAGCTGTTCACCCTCAAGGTGGAGTGCGAGTTCTTCGCCGAGATCACCGCGTTCGACGAGCTGTCCATCCGGCTGCGGCTGGAGGAGCTCACCTCGACGCAGATCCAGTTCGCGTTCGACTACGTCCACCTCACCGAGGACGGCGAGGAGCGGCTGGTGGCCCGGGGACGGCAGCGCATCGCCTGCATGCGCGGGCCCAACACGGCGACCGTGCCGTCGCGGGTCCCCGAGCAGCTGCGAGAGGCGCTGGTGCCCTACTCGACGGCCGCGGTCAACGGCAAGGGAGTCTGA
- a CDS encoding acyl-CoA carboxylase subunit beta: MSGGHESGAQRADAEVVPVPEGTRHGRRRLARPGEPGDAQVIELARAADQVRAEPADMPLLRRRRDELRAHIHEGKLDAVRRQHSLGKLTARERLALLLDEDSFTEIEPYRRHQASGPGLAGNRPYTDGVVAGSGTIDGRRVFVYAQDFTLFGGSLGEAHAAKIHKVLDLAVANGAPVIGLNDSGGARIQEGVLALNGYGGIFRRQVEASGVIPQISVILGPCAGGAAYSPALADFTFMVRDTARMYLTGPDVVEAVTGRRVTHEELGGADVHGSHSGVATVVHDDEESCLADVRYLVSLLPSNYLDPPPDASSSSAKDDYRPRLAELVPVEPNQPYDMRDVFAEIADDGEFFELHEGWARNVLCALARLDGRVVGLVGNQPVVFAGVLDGPASQKAARFVRFCDAFGIPLVSLVDVPGFLPGVEQERSGIIRQGAQLLHAYCEATVPRVQVILRKAYGGAYIVMDSRSIGCDLSLAWPTNQIAVMGAEGAVNVLHRRELAAAEDPAALRAKLVAEYTEEYLNPQYAAERGLVDDIIDPAETRAALARGLAMLRDKRKPGPSRKHGNLPI, from the coding sequence GTGAGCGGAGGCCACGAGTCCGGGGCCCAGCGGGCCGACGCGGAGGTGGTGCCGGTCCCGGAGGGGACCCGGCACGGCCGCCGCCGGCTCGCGCGGCCGGGGGAGCCCGGCGACGCCCAGGTCATCGAGCTGGCCAGGGCGGCCGACCAGGTGCGCGCGGAGCCCGCGGACATGCCGCTGCTGCGGCGGCGCCGCGACGAGCTCCGCGCGCACATCCACGAAGGCAAGCTCGACGCGGTGCGGCGCCAGCACTCGCTCGGCAAGCTCACCGCGCGCGAACGCCTGGCCCTGCTGCTCGACGAGGACTCGTTCACCGAGATCGAGCCCTACCGGCGCCACCAGGCGAGCGGGCCGGGCCTGGCGGGCAACCGCCCGTACACCGACGGCGTCGTCGCGGGGTCCGGCACCATCGACGGGCGCCGCGTCTTCGTCTACGCCCAGGACTTCACGCTGTTCGGCGGCTCGCTCGGCGAGGCGCACGCGGCCAAGATCCACAAGGTGCTCGACCTCGCGGTGGCCAACGGCGCCCCGGTGATCGGGCTCAACGACAGCGGCGGCGCCCGGATCCAGGAGGGCGTGCTCGCGCTCAACGGCTACGGCGGCATCTTCCGCCGCCAGGTCGAGGCGTCGGGGGTGATCCCGCAGATCAGCGTGATCCTGGGCCCGTGCGCGGGCGGCGCGGCGTACTCGCCGGCGTTGGCGGACTTCACGTTCATGGTGCGCGACACGGCGCGGATGTACCTGACCGGCCCGGACGTCGTCGAGGCGGTCACCGGCCGCCGCGTGACCCACGAGGAGCTCGGCGGCGCCGACGTCCACGGCAGCCATTCGGGGGTGGCGACGGTCGTGCACGACGACGAGGAGAGCTGCCTCGCCGACGTCCGCTACCTGGTCTCCCTGCTGCCGTCCAACTACCTGGACCCGCCGCCGGACGCGAGCTCGTCCAGCGCGAAGGACGACTACCGGCCCCGGCTGGCGGAGCTGGTGCCGGTCGAGCCGAACCAGCCCTACGACATGCGCGACGTCTTCGCGGAGATCGCCGACGACGGCGAGTTCTTCGAGCTGCACGAGGGCTGGGCCCGCAACGTGCTGTGCGCGCTGGCCCGCCTCGACGGCCGCGTGGTCGGCCTGGTCGGCAACCAGCCGGTGGTGTTCGCCGGCGTCCTGGACGGTCCGGCGTCCCAGAAGGCGGCGCGGTTCGTGCGGTTCTGCGACGCGTTCGGCATCCCGCTGGTGAGCCTGGTCGACGTCCCGGGCTTCCTGCCGGGCGTCGAACAGGAGCGGAGCGGGATCATCCGCCAGGGCGCGCAGCTGCTGCACGCCTACTGCGAAGCGACGGTCCCGCGGGTCCAGGTGATCCTGCGGAAGGCCTACGGCGGCGCGTACATCGTGATGGACTCGCGGTCGATCGGCTGCGACCTGTCGCTGGCCTGGCCGACCAACCAGATCGCGGTGATGGGCGCGGAGGGCGCGGTGAACGTCCTGCACCGCCGCGAGCTGGCCGCGGCGGAGGATCCCGCCGCGTTGCGGGCGAAGCTGGTCGCGGAGTACACGGAGGAGTACCTGAACCCGCAGTACGCGGCCGAGCGGGGCCTGGTCGACGACATCATCGACCCGGCCGAAACCCGCGCCGCGCTGGCGCGTGGGCTGGCCATGCTGCGGGACAAGCGGAAGCCGGGCCCGTCCCGCAAGCACGGGAACCTGCCGATCTGA
- a CDS encoding DUF6222 family protein has product MTASDATEAARSAAAPPVAPDVPAEWPVRPMPRLGRGIVWSDIVAEIEHDQQLRMRDAA; this is encoded by the coding sequence ATGACCGCCAGCGATGCCACCGAAGCCGCCCGGTCGGCCGCGGCCCCGCCCGTGGCGCCGGACGTGCCCGCCGAGTGGCCGGTCCGCCCGATGCCCCGCCTCGGCCGCGGCATCGTGTGGTCCGACATCGTCGCCGAGATCGAGCACGACCAGCAGCTACGGATGAGGGATGCCGCGTGA
- a CDS encoding flavin reductase family protein, with the protein MGYEAEPSERAHVLKRLRTSPARRGLSAQPGLRQVMAQFATGVTVLTAGGEDAHGMTANAFSSVSLEPPMVLCCVSKAARMHAAIVTAGSFGVNILSADQQELSKYFADWRRPDGIAQFEAVGYTAGGKTGSPLLKGALAWLECELAQVVEGGDHSIFLGRVVETSRGEGEHALVFYGGGYHQIDGRARAA; encoded by the coding sequence GTGGGCTACGAAGCAGAGCCTTCCGAGAGGGCTCACGTCCTCAAGCGGCTGCGGACTTCGCCCGCCCGCCGCGGGCTGTCGGCCCAGCCGGGGCTGCGCCAGGTGATGGCGCAGTTCGCGACCGGGGTGACGGTGCTGACGGCGGGCGGGGAGGACGCGCACGGCATGACCGCCAACGCGTTTTCGTCCGTGTCGCTGGAACCGCCGATGGTGCTGTGCTGCGTCTCCAAGGCGGCCCGGATGCACGCCGCGATCGTCACCGCCGGCTCGTTCGGGGTGAACATCCTTTCGGCCGACCAGCAGGAGCTGTCGAAGTACTTCGCCGACTGGCGCCGTCCCGACGGGATCGCCCAGTTCGAAGCGGTCGGCTACACGGCAGGCGGCAAGACCGGCTCGCCGCTGCTCAAGGGCGCGCTGGCGTGGCTGGAGTGCGAGCTCGCCCAGGTCGTCGAGGGCGGTGACCACTCGATCTTCCTCGGCCGGGTGGTCGAAACCAGCCGCGGCGAGGGCGAGCACGCGCTGGTCTTCTACGGCGGCGGCTACCACCAGATCGACGGGCGCGCTCGCGCGGCTTGA